One window of Acidobacteriota bacterium genomic DNA carries:
- a CDS encoding type II secretion system F family protein translates to MIIEWIALGLIFLSVFWLVLTVTRVVAEWPARRRLEQRLTGMREELGDSTQEAVEALLRRQDNAGFIGKIAGLAELREKTSLYVQQAGLDIRPSNLFGLSILCGLAAAVLMLILPVPTFVAPIVAVGACAVPFVYVSVRRSKRFRAFEETFPEAIAMLSRAVRAGYAFSAALRLIATEMPDPLAKEFRTTFEQQNLGMPLDEALGNLQRRVPLPDVAIFTTLLCIQLETGGNLAEMLDNLANVMRERFKLLRQVQVFTAEGRMSMYILCALPPVAAVLFSLLSPDYMSRLFTDPLGHQMIAAAIILQVIGYLVIKRMIRIEV, encoded by the coding sequence ATGATCATCGAATGGATCGCTCTGGGACTGATATTCCTTTCCGTCTTTTGGCTCGTTCTGACGGTCACCCGGGTGGTCGCCGAATGGCCCGCCCGGCGCCGCCTGGAACAACGCCTGACCGGGATGCGCGAGGAGCTGGGCGACAGTACTCAGGAGGCCGTGGAGGCATTGCTGCGCCGGCAGGACAATGCCGGCTTTATCGGCAAGATTGCGGGCTTGGCCGAACTGCGGGAGAAGACCAGCCTCTACGTTCAACAGGCGGGACTCGACATCAGGCCCTCGAATCTGTTTGGACTTTCGATTCTCTGCGGCTTGGCCGCCGCCGTTTTGATGCTCATCCTGCCCGTGCCGACCTTTGTGGCTCCTATAGTGGCGGTGGGGGCCTGCGCGGTTCCCTTCGTCTACGTCTCGGTTCGAAGGAGCAAGCGCTTCCGCGCCTTTGAGGAGACCTTCCCGGAAGCCATTGCCATGCTCTCGCGGGCAGTGCGGGCCGGCTACGCGTTCTCCGCCGCTTTGCGCCTGATCGCGACCGAGATGCCCGACCCTCTTGCCAAAGAATTCCGCACCACTTTCGAGCAGCAGAATCTGGGCATGCCGCTGGACGAAGCACTAGGGAACCTGCAACGCAGGGTGCCCTTGCCCGACGTGGCCATCTTCACGACTCTGCTGTGCATCCAGTTGGAGACGGGGGGCAACCTGGCCGAGATGCTCGACAACCTGGCCAATGTCATGCGGGAGCGCTTCAAGCTGCTGCGTCAGGTGCAGGTCTTCACGGCCGAAGGAAGGATGTCGATGTACATCCTGTGCGCCCTGCCTCCGGTGGCGGCGGTGCTCTTTTCCCTGCTCAGCCCCGACTACATGTCTCGCCTGTTCACCGATCCCCTGGGTCACCAGATGATCGCAGCCGCCATCATTCTGCAGGTCATCGGATACCTGGTCATCAAGCGCATGATCCGAATCGAAGTGTGA
- a CDS encoding type II secretion system F family protein codes for MFDQPIFAFIIFAFLSLAFFLVIWALVRTRVDVRRRVMAGSAEAIGGQEDHKWTEQAEKILAPLGEMLRRSPEDLAKERRKLVYAGFRRKKAVFLFYGIRVLLAGFLLLLSVVTGVLWTNPILAVAGSLLLGMAVPDIVLRRMVAKRQRRIQLGLPDMMDLLVICTEAGMGLDQALMRISQEMGNSAPELAQELRLYVLEVNAGKSRAEALRHLSGRTGVDDLKSLASVIHQAQHFGTSIADSLRTFADDLRVKRRQRAEELAAQLSVKIIFPLILFIFPAIFVVVLGPAVIRIFKDFLPGLSN; via the coding sequence ATGTTTGATCAACCGATCTTCGCATTCATCATCTTCGCCTTCCTTTCGCTAGCCTTCTTCCTCGTCATTTGGGCGCTGGTGCGCACCCGCGTCGATGTCAGGCGCAGGGTCATGGCCGGATCGGCCGAAGCCATCGGGGGCCAGGAGGATCACAAGTGGACGGAGCAGGCCGAAAAGATCCTGGCTCCGCTGGGAGAAATGCTGAGGCGCTCTCCCGAGGATCTGGCCAAAGAGAGACGAAAGCTGGTTTATGCGGGCTTCAGGCGCAAGAAGGCCGTGTTTCTCTTTTACGGAATCAGGGTGCTGCTGGCCGGCTTTCTCCTGCTGCTCAGCGTCGTCACGGGCGTGCTCTGGACCAATCCCATCCTGGCCGTGGCGGGTTCGCTGCTGCTGGGCATGGCGGTTCCCGACATCGTTCTCAGGCGCATGGTGGCCAAGCGGCAACGCCGGATTCAACTGGGTCTGCCCGACATGATGGACCTGCTGGTGATTTGCACCGAGGCCGGAATGGGCCTCGACCAGGCATTGATGCGCATCAGCCAGGAAATGGGCAACAGCGCGCCTGAACTGGCTCAGGAGCTGCGCCTCTACGTGCTCGAAGTCAACGCGGGCAAGAGCCGGGCCGAAGCCCTCAGGCACCTGAGCGGACGGACCGGCGTGGACGACCTCAAGTCCCTGGCCTCGGTCATCCATCAGGCCCAGCATTTCGGGACCAGCATCGCCGACTCGCTGCGCACCTTCGCTGACGATCTGAGGGTCAAGAGGCGCCAGAGGGCTGAAGAACTGGCGGCCCAGCTCAGCGTCAAGATCATCTTCCCGCTCATCCTGTTCATCTTCCCGGCCATCTTCGTGGTGGTGCTGGGACCGGCAGTCATCCGGATTTTCAAGGACTTCTTGCCTGGGCTGTCCAACTAG
- a CDS encoding helix-turn-helix domain-containing protein, whose product MSISAGSALAGKASVRHQDFLDDGSSLLGLELLPGCEEEESIGPDNCWTLRLPGAANDYAFKYYDRLRRIDAYIQEHFEGKISLGDAAQVAALERSYFCRYFHEKVGMSFTQYLQRVRLRNCIDILLQGDSSITEACYQSGFGDLRHFERTFRKWTDLSPTDFRSLAVP is encoded by the coding sequence GTGTCGATCTCGGCCGGCTCGGCTTTGGCGGGAAAGGCCTCAGTCCGTCATCAGGACTTTCTCGACGACGGCAGTTCCCTGCTGGGACTGGAGTTGCTGCCCGGATGCGAGGAGGAAGAATCGATCGGACCCGACAACTGCTGGACCCTGCGCCTGCCCGGTGCGGCAAACGACTACGCCTTCAAATACTACGACCGGCTTCGGCGCATTGACGCCTACATCCAGGAGCACTTCGAAGGAAAGATCTCCCTCGGCGACGCTGCCCAAGTCGCAGCCCTGGAGAGAAGCTACTTCTGCCGCTACTTCCATGAGAAGGTGGGGATGAGCTTCACTCAGTACCTGCAGCGGGTGCGCCTGCGCAACTGCATCGACATCCTGTTGCAAGGCGACTCCTCCATTACCGAAGCCTGCTACCAGTCCGGCTTCGGCGATCTGCGCCACTTCGAGCGCACCTTCCGCAAGTGGACCGACCTTTCACCCACCGACTTCCGAAGCCTGGCTGTGCCCTAG
- a CDS encoding O-methyltransferase has protein sequence MQIVDAAVENYLEQRAGERDEVLHEMEAYASDQDFPIVGPLVGRILTQMALLTGARRVLELGSGFGYSAYWFAQGMDEQGEIILTEYKRENLERASRWLLKGKVRPRAQMLAGNALQSLARQQGPFDIVFCDIDKHDYPQALEAALPKLRPGGLMITDNVLWQGKVADRHPDPEDDALAGVLEYNRRAFERTDLWTVILPVRDGLAVSFKRP, from the coding sequence ATGCAGATTGTTGATGCGGCTGTCGAGAACTATCTGGAGCAACGAGCGGGAGAGCGCGATGAAGTCCTTCATGAGATGGAGGCCTACGCCTCCGACCAGGATTTCCCCATCGTGGGACCTCTGGTGGGCCGTATCCTGACCCAGATGGCGCTGCTGACCGGCGCCCGCCGCGTGCTGGAACTGGGATCAGGGTTCGGCTATTCGGCCTACTGGTTCGCCCAAGGCATGGATGAGCAGGGCGAGATCATCCTCACCGAGTACAAGCGGGAGAACCTGGAGAGGGCTTCCAGGTGGCTGCTCAAGGGCAAAGTGCGGCCCCGGGCCCAGATGCTGGCGGGGAATGCGCTGCAAAGCCTGGCCCGGCAGCAGGGCCCCTTCGACATCGTTTTCTGCGACATCGACAAGCACGACTATCCCCAGGCGCTGGAGGCGGCGTTGCCCAAGCTGCGTCCGGGCGGCTTGATGATCACCGACAACGTCCTCTGGCAAGGCAAAGTGGCCGACCGGCATCCCGACCCCGAGGACGATGCCCTGGCGGGCGTTCTGGAGTACAATCGCCGAGCCTTTGAGCGGACCGATCTGTGGACCGTCATCCTTCCCGTCCGTGACGGCCTGGCCGTGAGCTTCAAACGCCCATGA
- a CDS encoding sodium:solute symporter family protein has protein sequence MTNWHLVLLLFYSALLIGLGIWTGRRVATSQGFFVAERRLSPLLLFATMLAANIGAGSTVGAAGLGYRDGLSAWFWVGSAGIGSILLGLWIGPRIWKVARQHDLQTVGDYLEFRYGAPVRGVVSSLLWVATLAILAGQFIGMAWILNVITGIPKWAGCLISGSVMILYFTAGGLVSSVWVNLVQLVVLLAGFALALPLVLQSAGGWQGIVSGLPPSALDPWAGGHAWDHLVLLVPAFIVSPGLLQKIYGARDARTVRLAVTGQGLFLLLFALAPMALGMAARALYPGLQPPVPGQAVDIALPHLLVHALPAWVGAISLAAILSAEISSADAVLFMLATSLSKDLYKRFLRPQADDAQVLRTARAAALGGGLLAVLLAMALSSVVHALSIFYTLLGLSLLVPLLAGLCMGGGTTRAALAAIFTAIGVHLLADSLLDAPLAGWLTPQLLGFLSSALAFLLFYVLARRRGARPGH, from the coding sequence ATGACGAACTGGCACCTGGTCCTGCTGCTCTTCTACTCGGCGCTGCTGATCGGCCTGGGAATCTGGACGGGGCGCCGCGTGGCCACCTCGCAGGGCTTTTTCGTCGCCGAAAGGCGGCTCTCTCCCCTCTTGCTTTTCGCCACCATGCTGGCCGCCAACATCGGGGCGGGTTCAACCGTGGGGGCGGCCGGATTGGGCTACCGGGACGGACTCTCGGCATGGTTTTGGGTGGGGTCGGCAGGCATCGGCTCCATCCTGCTGGGACTGTGGATAGGCCCCCGCATCTGGAAAGTGGCCCGCCAGCACGATCTGCAAACCGTTGGCGACTACTTGGAATTCCGCTACGGAGCGCCCGTGCGTGGCGTGGTCTCTTCCCTGCTCTGGGTCGCCACCTTGGCCATCCTGGCGGGCCAGTTCATCGGGATGGCCTGGATTCTCAACGTCATCACCGGAATCCCCAAGTGGGCAGGCTGCCTGATCAGCGGATCGGTCATGATCCTTTACTTCACCGCCGGAGGCCTGGTTTCCTCTGTCTGGGTCAACTTGGTCCAACTGGTGGTGCTGCTGGCCGGCTTCGCCTTGGCCTTGCCGCTGGTGCTGCAAAGCGCGGGGGGATGGCAAGGCATTGTGTCCGGCTTGCCGCCATCGGCCCTCGATCCCTGGGCCGGAGGGCACGCTTGGGATCACCTGGTGCTGCTGGTTCCGGCCTTTATCGTCTCGCCCGGGTTGCTGCAGAAGATATACGGCGCCCGCGACGCGCGCACGGTCCGTCTGGCCGTAACCGGGCAGGGACTGTTTCTGTTGCTCTTCGCGCTGGCTCCCATGGCGCTGGGGATGGCCGCCCGCGCCCTCTATCCAGGCCTTCAACCGCCGGTCCCCGGTCAGGCGGTCGACATCGCCCTTCCTCACCTGCTGGTGCACGCCCTGCCGGCCTGGGTAGGAGCCATCTCGCTGGCCGCCATCCTTTCCGCCGAAATCAGCTCCGCCGACGCCGTCCTTTTCATGCTGGCCACTTCTCTTTCAAAGGATCTCTACAAACGCTTTTTGCGCCCCCAGGCCGATGATGCCCAGGTGCTCCGCACGGCCCGGGCGGCGGCCCTGGGCGGCGGACTCTTGGCGGTGCTACTGGCCATGGCTTTAAGCTCGGTGGTGCACGCCCTCAGCATCTTCTACACCCTGTTGGGACTGAGCCTGCTGGTGCCCCTCCTGGCCGGACTCTGCATGGGGGGCGGAACCACCCGGGCAGCTTTGGCGGCCATCTTCACCGCGATCGGCGTCCACCTGCTGGCCGACAGCCTCCTGGACGCCCCCTTGGCCGGCTGGCTCACGCCTCAGCTTCTCGGCTTCTTGAGCTCGGCGCTGGCCTTCCTGTTGTTCTACGTCCTGGCCCGCCGACGCGGCGCCCGGCCCGGCCACTAG
- a CDS encoding methyltransferase, whose amino-acid sequence MPNVEVEPGSFRDRTGRIVYADGAVYRLLSRQGQAEWRALSSSDFFRQCLQEEKIIATEEAGWEELGPEVSFSPESWPGLLRHQRIPFISYPYEWSFDMLKDAALLHLDLLRRALAADMLMKDSSPYNVQWHGTDPVFIDVLSFQRLEQGEPWSGYRQFCQLFLNPLLLEAYKKVDFRPFLRGSIEGITPAQCDALMSLRDRFRRGVFSHVYLQSKLENRFAHSRQPVKGQIQQAGFDKSLIERNVQNLHRLIARLRKTEGSSPWSDYVRQHSYSDGDQQAKADFVRRGVSMIGPNLVWDLGCNVGEFSRIAAEAADYVVAIDSDSLTVGRLYRQLKHEGNRKILPLVVNLADPSPDLGWRCRERRELSARGTPDLTLCLALVHHMVIGANIPLDEFIDWLASLNSSLIIEFVSKEDPMAQALLRNKPDQYRDYNQALFEECLRKHFRLRHRRVLTSGTRVLYLAERIRPSLPG is encoded by the coding sequence CCTGAGTCGGCAGGGGCAGGCAGAATGGCGCGCGCTCTCTTCCTCCGATTTTTTCCGGCAGTGCCTTCAAGAGGAAAAGATCATCGCAACCGAGGAAGCCGGCTGGGAAGAGTTGGGGCCTGAGGTGAGTTTCTCGCCCGAGTCCTGGCCAGGCCTTCTCAGACACCAGCGCATACCGTTCATTTCATACCCTTACGAGTGGTCCTTCGACATGTTGAAGGACGCCGCACTGCTGCATCTGGACTTGCTGCGCAGGGCTTTGGCCGCCGACATGCTCATGAAGGACTCCTCCCCTTACAACGTACAATGGCATGGGACCGACCCGGTCTTCATAGACGTGCTCTCATTCCAGCGCCTGGAGCAGGGGGAACCTTGGTCCGGCTACCGCCAGTTTTGCCAGCTTTTCCTCAATCCTCTGCTCCTCGAGGCTTACAAGAAAGTCGATTTCCGCCCTTTTCTGAGGGGAAGCATCGAGGGCATCACGCCCGCCCAGTGCGACGCCTTGATGTCGTTGAGAGACCGCTTTAGGAGGGGCGTTTTCAGCCACGTCTATTTGCAGAGCAAACTTGAGAACAGGTTTGCCCATAGCCGCCAGCCCGTCAAGGGGCAGATCCAACAAGCCGGATTCGATAAGTCTTTAATCGAGCGCAACGTCCAGAATCTGCACAGGCTGATCGCCAGGCTGCGCAAGACGGAAGGTTCCTCGCCCTGGTCCGACTATGTGCGGCAGCACAGCTACAGCGATGGAGATCAGCAAGCCAAGGCCGACTTCGTGCGCCGCGGAGTGTCCATGATCGGCCCCAACCTGGTCTGGGATCTGGGATGCAACGTAGGTGAATTCAGCCGGATTGCGGCGGAGGCGGCCGACTATGTGGTCGCGATCGACAGCGACTCCCTTACGGTAGGCCGACTCTACCGGCAACTCAAGCATGAAGGAAACCGCAAGATCCTGCCTCTGGTCGTCAATCTGGCCGATCCTTCTCCTGATCTGGGATGGCGTTGCCGGGAACGGCGAGAACTGAGCGCCAGAGGAACCCCCGACCTGACCCTTTGCCTGGCCTTAGTCCATCACATGGTGATCGGCGCCAATATCCCGCTGGACGAGTTCATCGATTGGCTCGCCTCGCTGAACTCGAGTCTGATCATCGAGTTCGTTAGCAAGGAAGACCCTATGGCCCAAGCCCTGCTCAGGAACAAGCCTGACCAGTACCGCGACTACAACCAGGCCTTATTCGAGGAGTGCCTTAGGAAGCACTTTCGCCTCAGGCATCGCAGGGTGCTGACCTCGGGAACAAGGGTTCTCTACCTGGCGGAACGGATTCGTCCCTCCTTGCCCGGTTAG